Proteins from a genomic interval of Streptomyces fodineus:
- a CDS encoding nucleotide sugar dehydrogenase, whose protein sequence is MPADLAVIGLGPYGLPLAQAAVAANIPTIGFTTGPEAGSLSPAELRRMHAAGFRPGTDAAQLGRVRTAVICAPTPRGADGGLDLGQVEAAARTLGEQLRPHTTVILESPVLPGTTEEFLRPLLEKGSGLRAGRDFHLAYSPSRVDPGNRDHTPANTPKVIGGLTPACTESAAAFYGRLTDKVVRARGLREAETVQLLETNFRHVNIALVNEMAVLCHELGVDLWDVIRCAETKPFGFQTFRPGPGVGGHGVPQDLTGHATRTLRMVELAQQVNHRMPRYVVQRAATLLNEHGKSARGARVLLLGVTYKPDLADLQGTPAQEIAIRLMELGASISFHDPLVASWNVLDRPVPRADALYETAADADLTILLQQHRTYDLQGLSVKAQLLLDTRGATPTGAAHRL, encoded by the coding sequence ATGCCCGCAGACCTCGCCGTCATCGGACTCGGCCCCTACGGCTTGCCCCTCGCCCAGGCCGCCGTCGCCGCAAACATCCCTACCATCGGCTTCACCACGGGGCCCGAGGCCGGCTCCCTCAGCCCCGCCGAGCTGCGCCGGATGCACGCGGCAGGCTTCCGGCCCGGCACCGACGCGGCCCAGCTCGGCCGGGTACGCACCGCCGTGATCTGCGCGCCGACCCCGCGCGGCGCCGACGGCGGACTCGACCTCGGCCAGGTGGAGGCGGCCGCCCGCACCCTGGGCGAGCAGCTGCGCCCGCACACCACGGTCATCCTGGAGTCGCCGGTGCTGCCCGGCACGACGGAGGAGTTCCTGCGGCCCCTGCTGGAGAAGGGCTCGGGGCTGCGCGCCGGCCGCGACTTCCACCTCGCCTACTCGCCCAGCCGGGTCGACCCCGGCAACCGCGACCACACTCCCGCCAACACCCCCAAGGTCATCGGCGGCCTCACCCCCGCGTGCACCGAGTCGGCCGCCGCCTTCTACGGCCGGCTCACCGACAAGGTGGTACGCGCGCGTGGCCTGCGCGAGGCGGAGACCGTGCAACTGCTGGAGACCAACTTCCGGCACGTCAACATCGCGCTCGTCAACGAGATGGCCGTGCTCTGCCACGAGTTGGGCGTCGACCTGTGGGACGTGATCCGGTGCGCCGAGACCAAGCCCTTCGGCTTCCAGACGTTCCGCCCCGGTCCCGGCGTCGGCGGGCACGGCGTCCCGCAGGACCTGACCGGGCACGCCACCCGCACGCTGCGGATGGTGGAGCTGGCCCAGCAGGTCAACCACCGCATGCCCCGCTACGTCGTCCAGCGCGCCGCCACCCTGCTCAACGAGCACGGCAAGTCCGCCCGCGGCGCGCGCGTGCTGCTGCTCGGCGTCACCTACAAGCCCGACCTCGCCGACCTCCAGGGCACCCCGGCCCAGGAGATCGCGATCCGGCTGATGGAGCTGGGCGCCTCCATCAGCTTCCACGACCCGCTGGTGGCCTCCTGGAACGTCCTGGACCGACCGGTCCCGCGCGCGGACGCGCTCTACGAGACCGCGGCCGACGCCGACCTGACGATCCTGCTCCAGCAGCACCGCACGTACGACCTGCAGGGGCTGTCGGTGAAGGCCCAGCTGCTGCTGGACACACGCGGGGCCACGCCCACGGGGGCGGCGCACCGGCTCTGA
- a CDS encoding GuaB3 family IMP dehydrogenase-related protein, whose product MTEIEIGRGKRGRRAYAFDDIAVVPSRRTRDPKEVSIAWQIDAYRFELPFLAAPMDSVVSPATAIRIGEMGGLGVLNLEGLWTRYEDPQPLLDEIAELPAEQATRRLQEIYAAPIKEELIGARIKEVRDSGVVTAAALSPQRTAQFSKAVVDAGVDIFVIRGTTVSAEHVSSSHEPLNLKQFIYELDVPVIVGGCATYTAALHLMRTGAAGVLVGFGGGAAHTTRNVLGIQVPMATAVADVAAARRDYMDESGGRYVHVIADGGVGWSGDLPKAIACGADAVMMGSPLARATDGPGKGHHWGMEAVNEELPRGKKVDLGTVGTIEEILTGPSHTPDGSMNFFGALRRAMATTGYSELKEFQRVEVTVADSQHKR is encoded by the coding sequence GTGACTGAGATCGAGATCGGGCGCGGCAAGCGCGGCCGCCGGGCGTACGCCTTCGACGACATCGCCGTCGTCCCCAGCCGCCGTACGCGGGACCCGAAGGAGGTCTCGATCGCCTGGCAGATCGACGCCTACCGCTTCGAGCTGCCCTTCCTGGCCGCCCCCATGGACTCGGTCGTCTCCCCGGCCACCGCGATCCGCATCGGCGAGATGGGCGGCCTCGGCGTCCTCAACCTCGAGGGCCTGTGGACGCGGTACGAGGACCCGCAGCCGCTGCTGGACGAGATCGCCGAGCTGCCCGCCGAGCAGGCGACCCGCCGCCTCCAGGAGATCTACGCGGCGCCCATCAAGGAAGAACTGATCGGCGCCCGTATCAAGGAGGTGCGCGACTCCGGCGTGGTCACGGCGGCCGCGCTCTCCCCGCAGCGCACCGCCCAGTTCTCCAAGGCGGTCGTCGACGCGGGCGTGGACATCTTCGTCATCCGCGGTACGACGGTCTCGGCGGAGCACGTCTCGTCCTCGCACGAGCCGCTGAACCTGAAGCAGTTCATCTACGAGCTGGACGTCCCGGTGATCGTCGGCGGCTGTGCCACCTACACCGCCGCGCTGCACCTGATGCGCACCGGCGCGGCCGGCGTCCTGGTCGGCTTCGGCGGCGGCGCCGCGCACACCACGCGCAACGTGCTGGGCATCCAGGTCCCGATGGCCACGGCCGTCGCCGACGTGGCCGCGGCCCGCCGTGACTACATGGACGAGTCCGGCGGCCGGTACGTGCACGTGATCGCGGACGGCGGTGTCGGCTGGTCCGGCGACCTGCCCAAGGCGATCGCCTGCGGTGCCGACGCGGTGATGATGGGCTCCCCGCTGGCCCGCGCCACGGACGGGCCCGGCAAGGGCCACCACTGGGGCATGGAGGCGGTCAACGAGGAACTGCCCCGCGGCAAGAAGGTCGACCTCGGCACGGTCGGCACCATCGAGGAGATCCTCACCGGCCCGTCCCACACCCCCGACGGCTCGATGAACTTCTTCGGCGCCCTGCGCCGCGCGATGGCCACCACCGGCTACAGCGAGCTGAAGGAGTTCCAGCGGGTCGAGGTGACGGTGGCGGACAGCCAGCACAAGCGCTGA
- the guaB gene encoding IMP dehydrogenase, whose amino-acid sequence MTANVDGVPGKFASLGLTYDDVLLLPGASEVLPNAADTSSRISRNVRVNIPLLSAAMDKVTESRMAIAMARLGGVGVLHRNLSIEDQVNQVDLVKRSESGMVTDPITVHPQATLAEADALCAKFRISGVPVTDPAGKLLGIVTNRDMAFESDRSRRVHEVMTPMPLVTGKVGISGPEAMELLRKHKIEKLPLVDDEGVLKGLITVKDFVKAEQYPNAAKDSEGRLLVGAAVGASPEALERAQALAGAGVDFLVVDTSHGHNSNALSWMSKIKSSVNVDVVGGNVATRDGAQALIDAGVDGIKVGVGPGSICTTRVVAGIGVPQVTAIYEASLAARPAGIPLIGDGGLQYSGDIGKALAAGADTVMLGSLLAGCEESPGELLFINGKQFKSYRGMGSLGAMQSRGQGKSYSKDRYFQAEVTTDEKLVPEGVEGQVPYRGPLANVLHQLVGGLRQTMGYVGAATIAEMESKGRFVRITSAGLKESHPHDIQMTVEAPNYSSKR is encoded by the coding sequence ATGACTGCCAACGTCGACGGAGTGCCCGGTAAATTCGCGTCACTCGGGCTGACCTACGACGACGTGCTGCTGCTGCCGGGCGCATCCGAGGTGCTCCCCAACGCGGCCGACACCTCGTCCCGCATCTCCCGCAACGTCCGGGTGAACATCCCGCTGCTGTCGGCGGCGATGGACAAGGTGACCGAGTCCCGGATGGCGATCGCGATGGCCCGGCTGGGCGGTGTCGGTGTGCTGCACCGCAACCTCTCCATCGAGGACCAGGTCAACCAGGTCGACCTGGTGAAGCGGTCGGAGTCCGGCATGGTCACCGACCCGATCACGGTGCACCCGCAGGCCACGCTCGCCGAGGCGGACGCACTCTGCGCGAAGTTCCGCATCAGCGGTGTCCCGGTCACCGATCCGGCCGGCAAGCTGCTCGGCATCGTGACCAACCGCGACATGGCCTTCGAGAGCGACCGCAGCCGCCGCGTGCACGAGGTCATGACCCCGATGCCGCTGGTCACCGGCAAGGTGGGCATCTCCGGCCCCGAGGCCATGGAGCTGCTGCGCAAGCACAAGATCGAGAAGCTGCCGCTGGTGGACGACGAGGGCGTCCTGAAGGGCCTGATCACGGTCAAGGACTTCGTCAAGGCCGAGCAGTACCCCAACGCCGCGAAGGACTCCGAAGGCCGGCTGCTCGTCGGTGCCGCGGTCGGAGCCAGCCCGGAGGCGCTGGAGCGCGCCCAGGCGCTCGCCGGGGCCGGCGTGGACTTCCTGGTCGTCGACACCTCGCACGGCCACAACAGCAACGCCCTGAGCTGGATGTCGAAGATCAAGTCGAGCGTGAACGTCGACGTGGTCGGCGGAAACGTCGCCACCCGCGACGGCGCCCAGGCCCTGATCGACGCCGGTGTGGACGGCATCAAGGTGGGCGTGGGCCCGGGCTCCATCTGCACCACCCGTGTCGTCGCCGGTATCGGTGTCCCCCAGGTCACCGCCATCTACGAGGCGTCCCTCGCGGCCCGTCCCGCCGGTATCCCGCTGATCGGGGACGGCGGCCTGCAGTACTCCGGTGACATCGGCAAGGCGCTGGCCGCCGGCGCCGACACGGTGATGCTGGGCAGCCTCCTCGCCGGCTGCGAGGAGTCCCCGGGCGAGCTGCTCTTCATCAACGGCAAGCAGTTCAAGTCGTACCGGGGCATGGGCTCGCTCGGCGCCATGCAGTCCCGTGGCCAGGGCAAGTCGTACTCGAAGGACCGCTACTTCCAGGCCGAGGTGACCACCGACGAGAAGCTGGTACCCGAGGGCGTCGAGGGCCAGGTGCCCTACCGCGGTCCGCTCGCCAACGTCCTGCACCAGCTGGTCGGCGGTCTGCGCCAGACCATGGGCTACGTCGGCGCCGCCACCATCGCGGAGATGGAGTCCAAGGGCCGGTTCGTACGGATCACCTCGGCGGGTCTGAAGGAGAGCCACCCGCACGACATCCAGATGACGGTCGAGGCGCCGAACTACAGCAGCAAGAGGTAG
- a CDS encoding sigma-70 family RNA polymerase sigma factor has protein sequence MRDDEAGTAHGAIGALVHRAVDGDEQATHDLLAHVHPLALRYCRTRLSRLPGDARHFVEDLAQEVCVAVLLALPRYRDTGRPFEAFVFAIASHKVADLQRAAMRHPGSTAVPSDEMPERPDDSLGPEERALLSSDAEWAKKLLANLPENQRELLLLRIAVGLTAEETGQMLGMSPGAVRVAQHRALSRLRALAEQ, from the coding sequence ATGCGCGACGACGAGGCGGGCACGGCCCACGGGGCGATCGGTGCGCTCGTGCATCGTGCCGTCGACGGGGACGAGCAGGCCACGCACGATCTGCTCGCTCATGTCCACCCCTTGGCGCTGCGCTACTGCCGCACCCGGCTGTCCCGGCTTCCGGGGGACGCGCGCCACTTCGTCGAGGACCTCGCGCAGGAGGTCTGTGTCGCGGTGCTGCTCGCGCTGCCCCGCTATCGCGACACCGGCCGCCCCTTCGAGGCGTTCGTCTTCGCCATCGCCTCCCACAAGGTCGCCGACCTGCAGCGTGCCGCCATGCGTCACCCGGGCTCGACGGCGGTGCCCTCCGACGAGATGCCGGAGCGGCCCGACGACTCCCTCGGCCCCGAGGAGCGCGCCCTGCTCAGCAGCGATGCCGAGTGGGCCAAGAAGCTCCTGGCCAACCTCCCGGAGAACCAGCGCGAACTGCTGCTGTTGCGCATCGCCGTGGGCTTGACCGCGGAGGAGACGGGACAGATGTTGGGAATGTCACCCGGCGCGGTCCGGGTCGCCCAGCACCGGGCACTGAGCCGCCTCAGGGCGCTCGCCGAGCAGTAA
- a CDS encoding response regulator transcription factor, translating to MTSVLVCDDSPLAREALRRAVATVPGVERVTTAANGEEVLRRWGADRSDLILMDVRMPGLGGVETVRRLLSADPGARIIMLTVAEDLDGVALAVAAGARGYLHKDASRAELRATVTQALADPTWRLAPRRLRSAEMGAAPTLTAREIQVLEGMSHGRSNAEIGRELFLSEDTVKTHARRLFKKLGASDRAHAVALGFRWGLVR from the coding sequence ATGACATCCGTCCTCGTCTGCGACGACTCCCCGCTTGCCCGAGAAGCGCTCCGCCGCGCGGTCGCAACCGTGCCCGGTGTCGAGCGCGTGACGACGGCGGCCAACGGCGAGGAAGTCCTCCGCCGCTGGGGCGCCGACCGCTCCGATCTCATTCTGATGGACGTGCGCATGCCCGGCCTGGGCGGCGTGGAAACCGTCCGCCGTCTGCTGTCCGCCGACCCCGGCGCGCGCATCATCATGCTCACCGTCGCCGAGGACCTCGACGGCGTGGCCCTCGCGGTCGCCGCCGGCGCCCGGGGCTATCTGCACAAGGACGCCTCGCGCGCCGAACTGCGGGCCACTGTGACCCAGGCCCTCGCCGACCCGACCTGGCGCCTCGCCCCGCGTCGGCTCCGCTCGGCCGAGATGGGTGCCGCGCCCACGCTCACCGCGCGCGAGATCCAGGTCCTGGAGGGCATGAGCCACGGCCGCTCCAACGCCGAGATCGGCCGCGAGCTGTTCCTCTCCGAGGACACCGTCAAGACGCACGCGCGGCGCCTGTTCAAGAAGCTCGGCGCCTCGGACCGGGCCCACGCCGTGGCGCTCGGCTTCCGCTGGGGACTGGTCCGGTAG
- a CDS encoding WhiB family transcriptional regulator encodes MADFSRLPGPNADLWDWQLLAACRGVDSSLFFHPEGERGAARSARENSAKEVCMRCPVRAECAAHALAVREPYGVWGGLTEDEREELMGRARNRLVTASAAGADAAPNH; translated from the coding sequence ATGGCAGATTTCTCCCGCCTTCCCGGACCGAACGCGGACCTGTGGGACTGGCAGCTGCTGGCTGCCTGCCGCGGCGTGGACAGCTCGCTCTTCTTTCACCCGGAGGGCGAGCGCGGGGCGGCTCGGAGCGCTCGCGAGAACTCGGCCAAGGAGGTCTGCATGAGGTGCCCTGTCCGCGCGGAGTGCGCGGCGCACGCACTGGCGGTACGCGAGCCGTACGGCGTGTGGGGCGGCCTGACCGAGGACGAGCGTGAGGAGTTGATGGGACGCGCGCGCAACCGCCTGGTGACCGCCTCGGCCGCAGGCGCGGACGCCGCCCCGAACCACTGA
- a CDS encoding LysR family transcriptional regulator, with product MIEARHLRVLRAVATTGSFSAAGRELGCTQPAVSQQMKALETSVGTPLLVRSGREMRLTQAGEALVRHASGILAGLTAAEEEVAAIAGLRAGRVRLVSFPSGSSTLVPTALAALRAAHPGTRVSLEEAEPPRSVELLREGDCDLALAFRYEGAAVAEDWDDLVVRTLLMDRLVALVPERHRLARAESVAIGELAQEPWIAGCPRCRGQLVEVCEGAGFTPRIDFATDDYPAVVGLVGAGLGVAVLPQLAVESVRPRGVRAVRLEPAVRREIVALTLPDLAQVPAVAATLEQLARVAGRPA from the coding sequence GTGATCGAGGCCCGTCATCTCCGTGTCCTGCGCGCCGTCGCCACCACCGGGTCCTTCTCGGCGGCGGGGCGCGAGCTGGGCTGCACCCAGCCCGCCGTAAGTCAGCAGATGAAGGCCCTGGAGACCTCGGTCGGCACCCCGCTGCTGGTCCGCAGCGGGCGTGAGATGCGGCTGACCCAGGCCGGGGAAGCCCTGGTCAGACATGCCTCCGGCATCCTCGCCGGGCTCACCGCGGCCGAGGAGGAGGTCGCCGCCATCGCCGGCCTGCGCGCCGGCCGGGTCCGGCTGGTCTCCTTCCCCAGCGGCAGCTCCACCCTGGTCCCCACCGCCCTGGCCGCCCTGCGCGCCGCCCACCCCGGCACCCGTGTCTCCCTGGAGGAGGCCGAGCCCCCGAGATCCGTCGAGCTGCTGCGCGAGGGCGACTGCGACCTGGCCCTGGCCTTCCGCTACGAGGGCGCGGCGGTCGCCGAGGACTGGGACGATCTGGTCGTACGGACCCTGCTGATGGACCGTCTGGTGGCGCTGGTGCCCGAGCGGCACCGGCTCGCGCGCGCGGAGAGCGTCGCCATCGGCGAGCTGGCCCAGGAGCCCTGGATCGCGGGCTGCCCGCGCTGCCGCGGCCAGCTGGTCGAGGTGTGCGAGGGCGCCGGTTTCACCCCGCGCATCGACTTCGCCACGGACGACTACCCCGCGGTGGTCGGCCTGGTCGGCGCGGGCCTGGGCGTCGCCGTACTGCCCCAGCTGGCGGTGGAGTCGGTACGGCCCAGGGGTGTGCGCGCGGTACGGCTGGAACCGGCGGTACGGCGTGAGATCGTCGCCCTCACCCTCCCGGACCTGGCGCAGGTGCCGGCGGTGGCGGCCACGCTGGAACAGCTGGCCCGGGTGGCCGGGCGTCCCGCGTAG
- a CDS encoding MOSC domain-containing protein, protein MKLLSVNLGRPTPVPYTDQAQGVTGIDKRPADGPVRVAAPGPKGIGASGLAGDAVCELRHHGGDDQAVYAYAREDLDDWERELGRSLANGCFGENLTTDGLDVCGALIGERWRIGAGVVLEVTSGRIPCRTFQGHLGERGWVKRFTQKGATGAYLRVIEPGEIRAGDPIEIVHRPDHGVTAAMQFRAVTTERELLPRLLAAGEALHTETLAAVRKYMALQEG, encoded by the coding sequence ATGAAGCTTCTCTCGGTCAATCTGGGACGCCCCACGCCGGTGCCGTACACGGACCAGGCGCAGGGTGTGACGGGCATCGACAAGCGGCCGGCCGACGGGCCGGTGAGGGTGGCGGCGCCGGGCCCCAAGGGGATCGGCGCGAGCGGGCTGGCCGGGGACGCCGTGTGCGAGCTGCGGCATCACGGCGGGGACGACCAGGCGGTGTACGCCTACGCGCGCGAGGACCTCGACGACTGGGAGCGCGAACTCGGCCGATCGCTGGCCAACGGCTGCTTCGGGGAGAACCTGACGACCGACGGGCTGGACGTCTGCGGGGCGCTGATCGGCGAGCGCTGGCGGATCGGTGCCGGGGTGGTGCTGGAGGTGACCTCGGGCCGGATCCCGTGCCGTACGTTCCAGGGCCATCTGGGCGAGCGCGGCTGGGTCAAGAGATTCACCCAGAAGGGCGCGACGGGCGCCTACCTCCGGGTGATCGAACCGGGTGAGATACGGGCGGGCGACCCCATCGAGATCGTGCACCGGCCGGACCACGGGGTGACGGCGGCCATGCAGTTCCGCGCGGTCACCACCGAGCGGGAGCTGCTGCCGCGCCTCCTCGCGGCGGGCGAGGCCCTGCACACGGAGACGCTGGCGGCGGTCCGCAAGTACATGGCGCTTCAGGAGGGCTGA
- a CDS encoding SDR family NAD(P)-dependent oxidoreductase, producing the protein MTTALITGSTAGIGAAFTRRLAADGHDLVLVARDTKRLREQATELHDRHGIEVEVLAADLSQDKGIEAVADRLADRKNPVDLLINNAGFGNKGRYLEVPMADELKMLKVHCEAVLRLTSAATEAMRERGRGGVVNVASVAAFVPRGTYGASKAWVVQFTQGAAKDLAGSGVRLMALCPGFVRTEFHQRAGMGTDNIPGWMWLDADKLVTAALADLARGKSLSIPDPRYKALMGLVKVTPRGLLGGVTSRTGRKYGPQ; encoded by the coding sequence ATGACAACGGCTCTGATTACGGGATCGACCGCGGGGATCGGCGCCGCGTTCACGCGGCGGCTGGCGGCTGACGGGCACGACCTCGTCCTGGTCGCCCGGGACACCAAACGGCTGCGCGAGCAGGCGACCGAACTGCACGACCGGCACGGCATCGAGGTGGAGGTGCTGGCCGCCGACCTGTCGCAGGACAAGGGCATCGAGGCGGTGGCCGACCGCCTCGCCGACCGGAAGAACCCGGTCGACCTGCTGATCAACAACGCCGGCTTCGGCAACAAGGGCCGCTATCTCGAGGTGCCCATGGCCGACGAGCTGAAGATGCTCAAGGTGCACTGCGAGGCGGTGCTCCGGCTGACCTCGGCGGCGACGGAGGCGATGCGCGAGCGCGGCCGGGGCGGCGTCGTGAACGTCGCCTCCGTGGCCGCCTTCGTCCCGCGCGGCACCTACGGCGCCTCCAAGGCATGGGTCGTGCAGTTCACGCAGGGTGCGGCCAAGGACCTGGCCGGCAGCGGGGTGCGGTTGATGGCGCTGTGCCCGGGATTCGTGCGGACCGAGTTCCACCAGCGGGCCGGGATGGGCACGGACAACATCCCGGGCTGGATGTGGCTGGACGCCGACAAGCTGGTGACGGCGGCCCTCGCCGACCTGGCGCGCGGCAAGTCGCTGTCGATCCCCGACCCCCGCTACAAGGCGCTGATGGGCCTGGTGAAGGTGACTCCGCGCGGGCTGCTGGGCGGGGTCACGTCCAGGACGGGGCGCAAGTACGGGCCGCAGTAG